One stretch of Miscanthus floridulus cultivar M001 chromosome 18, ASM1932011v1, whole genome shotgun sequence DNA includes these proteins:
- the LOC136523322 gene encoding uncharacterized protein yields MGTMCLTKVLMDGGSGLNILYASTLDRMGIPRSSLHPSKASGYGIIPGKEAVPLGCILLNVTFSQPDNFHKEPLTFEVVDFPSVYHALLGQPCFAKFMAVPNYTYLKLKMPDPKGVITVKGSFEQA; encoded by the coding sequence ATGGGCACcatgtgcctcaccaaggtgctgatggacggtggTAGTGGTCTCAACATACTCTACGCCAGCACCCTGGATAGGATGGGCATCCCGCGGAGCAGCTTGCACCCTAGCAAGGCGTCCGGCTATGGGATCATCCCGGGGAAGGAAGCTGTGCCCCTCGGGTGCATCCTTCTCAACGTCACCTTTAGCCAGCCAGACAACTTCCacaaggagccactcacctttgaggtggtcgactTCCCCAGTGTCTACCACGCTCTCCTGGGCCAGCCATgcttcgccaagttcatggctgtccccaactacacctatctaaagctaaagatgcccgACCCCAAGGGAGTCATCACCGTCAAAGGTAGCTTTGAACAAGCCTAA
- the LOC136523323 gene encoding uncharacterized protein has protein sequence MDNCWEAIVDTWLSEEYEQYHAVRSRCRAMMQGSSHKQGPTTLKEYAARYTRFHPGQECASFKAYALAHKGKAKDPDLVYNPEDPPEAYSNLSMHSRLSEYTAMAREIHGPEFDPSTADLEGDIVMRLNNQLMLDVVNGKNSLGGVAMTCACFGCHRLVIGWISVDAGKNGSTGI, from the exons atggacaactgctgggaggccattgtggacacgtggttgagtgaggagtacgagcaatatcacgccgtacgctcacgttgccgtgcgatgatgcagggttcctcgcacaaacaagggcccactaccctcaaggaatatgcagccagatat acgcggttccaccccggccaggagtgcgcctcgttcaaggcatatgccttggcacacaagggcaaggcaaaggaccccgacctcgtctacaacccggaggacccgcccgaggcatacagtaACCTGAGCATGCACAGtcgcctcagcgagtacacggcaatggcgagagagatccatgggccagaatttgatccgagcaccgctgacctcgagggtgacatcgtcatgag GCTGAACAACCAACTCATGCTTGACGTAGTAAATGGAAAGAACAGTCTTGGTGGTGTGGCCATGACGTGTGCATGCTTTGGATGCCACAGGCTT GTCATTGGGTGGATATCTGTTGATGCTGGTAAAAATGGAAGCACCGGCATTTAA